One genomic segment of Mytilus trossulus isolate FHL-02 chromosome 4, PNRI_Mtr1.1.1.hap1, whole genome shotgun sequence includes these proteins:
- the LOC134716926 gene encoding uncharacterized protein LOC134716926: MLTPVYSKTRMLTPVYSKTRMLTPVYSKTRMLTPVYSKTRMLTPVYSKTRMLTPVYSKKRMLTPVYSKTTMLTPVYSKTRILTPVYSKTRILTPVYSKTRILTPVYSKTTMLTPVYSKTRILTPVYSKTRVLTPVYSKTRMLTPVYSKTRMLTPVYSKTTMLTPGYSKTRL, from the coding sequence ATGttaacacctgtatatagtaaGACAAGAATGttaacacctgtatatagtaaGACAAGAATGttaacacctgtatatagtaaGACAAGAATGttaacacctgtatatagtaaGACAAGAATGttaacacctgtatatagtaaGACAAGAATGttaacacctgtatatagtaaGAAAAGAATGttaacacctgtatatagtaaGACAACGATGTTAACACCAGTATATAGTAAGACAAGGATTttaacacctgtatatagtaaGACAAGGATTttaacacctgtatatagtaaGACAAGGATTTTAACACCTGTATACAGTAAGACAACGATGTTAACACCAGTATATAGTAAGACAAGGATTTTAACACCTGTATACAGTAAGACAAGAGTGttaacacctgtatatagtaaGACAAGAATGttaacacctgtatatagtaaGACAAGAATGttaacacctgtatatagtaaGACAACGATGTTAACACCAGGATATAGTAAGACAAGGCTGTGA